One region of Lagopus muta isolate bLagMut1 chromosome 13, bLagMut1 primary, whole genome shotgun sequence genomic DNA includes:
- the LRCH2 gene encoding leucine-rich repeat and calponin homology domain-containing protein 2 isoform X2, whose amino-acid sequence MAAGQGGGGGGNGGGGGSSGSSGGGNNNGTGGLGIPAHLTLSFSAGPHWGAATLPQPHTVRSLDRALEEAGSSGILCLSGRKLRDFPGSGYDLSDTTQADLSKNRFTEIPPDVWLFAPLETLNLYHNCIKSIPESIKNLQMLTYLNISRNLLSTLPKYLFDLPLKVLVVSNNKLVSIPEEIGKLRDLMELDISCNELQVLPQQIGKLQSLRELNIRRNNLHMLPDELGDLPLVKLDFSCNKITEIPICYRKLRHLQVIVLDNNPMQIPPAQICLKGKVHIFKFLSIQACLRIDKKPDSLDLPSLGKRIPSQPLTDSIEDFYPNKNHGPDSGIGSDNGDKRLSTTEPSDDDTISLHSQVSESTREQTLRNDNHVMGNKLDPQKDQEVYDYIDPNAEEGAVPEQGDVQIGPLLSYIKERGKHPEKSQKIEHNEDWGDEKRLQKEQLLAEEDDEIKEVTDLRKIAAQLLQQEQKHRRRPLSYRTSFSEKLFQRTRAAGRASRLLNHSASVSTRNRPKQPVESEKCVSADEVNSPVSPYSWQPLENQKDSVDDQRWPETQPIIWQNEERRRSKQIRKEYFKYKSSRKSSSGNENDEQDSDNTNVSPQSPVSSEDYERTDSNTHGPFGLKPRSAFSRAARQDYGAMDPGFTMRRKMEHLREEREQIRQLRNNLESRLKVILPDDIGAALMDGVVLCHLANHIRPRSVASIHVPSPAVPKLSMAKCRRNVENFLDACKKLGVPQERLCLPHHILEERGLVKVGLTVQALLELPTLKVSQLSAM is encoded by the exons ATGGCGGCCGGGCaggggggcggcggcggcggcaacggcggcggcggcggcagcagcggcagcagcggCGGCGGCAATAACAACGGGACGGGGGGGCTGGGGATCCCCGCTCATCTCACTCTCTCCTTCTCGGCCGGACCGCACTGGGGGGCGGCCACCCTTCCGCAGCCTCACACGGTGCGCAGCTTGGACCGGGCCCTGGAGGAGGCGGGCAGCTCGGGCATCCTCTGCCTCAGCGGCAGGAAGCTGCGCGACTTCCCGGGCAGCGGCTACGACCTGAGCGACACCACGCAAGCAG ATCTTTCCAAGAACAGATTTACTGAAATTCCTCCTGATGTCTGGCTGTTTGCACCACTGGAAACGTTAAACTTGTATCACAACTGCATCAAATCCATTCCAGAGTCTATAAAAAACCTGCAGATGCTCACCTACCTGAACATTAG TCGAAATCTTCTATCAACGTTGCCAAAATACCTGTTTGATCTTCCACTTAAAGTTCTGGTTGTCAGTAATAACAAGCTGGTCTCCATTCCAGAAGAAATTGGAAAGCTGAGAGATCTAATGGAGTTG GATATTAGCTGCAATGAACTTCAGGTTCTTCCCCAGCAAATAGGAAAATTGCAGTCACTTAGAGAATTAAACATAAGAAGAAATAATCTCCATATGTTGCCAGATG AACTAGGAGACCTTCCTTTGGTAAAGCTGGATTTTTCTTgtaataaaattacagaaattccAATTTGTTACAGAAAGTTACGTCACTTACAAGTAATAGTTTTGGATAACAATCCAATGCAGATACCACCAGCACAG ATATGCTTAAAGGGTAAAgtacatatatttaaattccTCAGCATTCAGGCATGCCTCAGAATAGATAAAAAACCAGATTCCTTGGATCTTCCATCGCTGGGTAAACGAATCCCCTCCCAGCCACTGACAGACAG CATAGAGGACTTTTATCCCAATAAAAATCATGGACCAGACTCTGGCATTGGAAGCGATAATGGAGATAAAAGATTGTCCACAACAGAA CCATCTGATGATGATACAATCAGCCTTCACTCCCAGGTGTCAGAATCAACAAGGGAACAGACATTGAGGAACGACAATCATGTAATGGGGAATAAACTCGATCCACAGAAAG ACCAGGAGGTGTATGATTACATTGATCCTAATGCAGAGGAGGGAGCTGTTCCTGAGCAGGGAGATGTGCAGATTGGACCACTGCTGTCTTATATAAAG GAACGAGGAAAACACCCTGAAAAATCCCAAAAGATAGAGCACAATGAGGACTGGGGAGATGAAAAAAG ACTTCAGAAAGaacagctgctggctgaggaaGATGATGAAATCAAAGAAGTGACAGACTTGAGAAAAATAGCTGCTCAGTTACTgcagcaagaacaaaaacacag ACGGAGGCCATTAAGCTATAGAACTTCATTCAGTGAAAAGCTCTTCCAGAGGACGAGGGCGGCAGGACGTGCATCCAG gcTTCTTAATCATTCAGCCTCAGTAAGCACGAGGAACAGGCCAAAGCAGCCAGTGGAGTCTGAAAAATG TGTCTCAGCAGATGAAGTGAACTCTCCAGTGTCTCCATACAGCTGGCAG CCACTGGAAAACCAGAAGGATTCAGTGGATGATCAGCGCTGGCCAGAAACACAGCCAATAATTTGGCAGAatgaagaaaggaggagaagtAAACAAATTAGAAAAGAGTATTTCAAG TATAAATCTTCCAGAAAGAGTTCAAGTGGAAATGAAAACGATGAG CAAGACAGTGATAATACTAATGTGTCCCCACAGTCTCCTGTGTCGTCCGAG GATTATGAAAGGACTGATAGTAACACTCACGGTCCGTTTGGTCTCAAACCAAGGTCAG CTTTCAGCCGTGCAGCTCGCCAGGACTATGGAGCAATGGATCCTGGATTTACAATGAGGAGGAAGATGGAGCAtttaagagaagaaagggaacaaaTAAGACAACTTCGCAAT AATCTTGAATCAAGGTTAAAAGTAATCTTGCCAGATGACATTGGGGCAGCACTGATGGACGGAGTTGTTCTTTGCCATCTAGCCAACCACATAAGGCCACGCTCCGTTGCCAGCATTCACGTACCATCGCCAGCAGTG CCTAAACTCAGTATGGCAAAGTGCCGAAGAAATGTTGAGAACTTTCTGGATGCTTGTAAAAAATTGGGCGTTCCACAG GAGAGACTTTGCTTGCCTCATCACATACTGGAGGAGAGGGGTCTGGTGAAGGTTGGCCTCACAGTTCAAGCTCTGCTTGAACTGCCCACGTTGAAAGTATCTCAACTTTCTGCCATGTAA
- the LRCH2 gene encoding leucine-rich repeat and calponin homology domain-containing protein 2 isoform X6 — MAAGQGGGGGGNGGGGGSSGSSGGGNNNGTGGLGIPAHLTLSFSAGPHWGAATLPQPHTVRSLDRALEEAGSSGILCLSGRKLRDFPGSGYDLSDTTQADLSKNRFTEIPPDVWLFAPLETLNLYHNCIKSIPESIKNLQMLTYLNISRNLLSTLPKYLFDLPLKVLVVSNNKLVSIPEEIGKLRDLMELDISCNELQVLPQQIGKLQSLRELNIRRNNLHMLPDELGDLPLVKLDFSCNKITEIPICYRKLRHLQVIVLDNNPMQIPPAQICLKGKVHIFKFLSIQACLRIDKKPDSLDLPSLGKRIPSQPLTDSIEDFYPNKNHGPDSGIGSDNGDKRLSTTEPSDDDTISLHSQVSESTREQTLRNDNHVMGNKLDPQKDQEVYDYIDPNAEEGAVPEQGDVQIGPLLSYIKERGKHPEKSQKIEHNEDWGDEKRLQKEQLLAEEDDEIKEVTDLRKIAAQLLQQEQKHRLLNHSASVSTRNRPKQPVESEKCVSADEVNSPVSPYSWQPLENQKDSVDDQRWPETQPIIWQNEERRRSKQIRKEYFKYKSSRKSSSGNENDEDYERTDSNTHGPFGLKPRSAFSRAARQDYGAMDPGFTMRRKMEHLREEREQIRQLRNNLESRLKVILPDDIGAALMDGVVLCHLANHIRPRSVASIHVPSPAVPKLSMAKCRRNVENFLDACKKLGVPQERLCLPHHILEERGLVKVGLTVQALLELPTLKVSQLSAM; from the exons ATGGCGGCCGGGCaggggggcggcggcggcggcaacggcggcggcggcggcagcagcggcagcagcggCGGCGGCAATAACAACGGGACGGGGGGGCTGGGGATCCCCGCTCATCTCACTCTCTCCTTCTCGGCCGGACCGCACTGGGGGGCGGCCACCCTTCCGCAGCCTCACACGGTGCGCAGCTTGGACCGGGCCCTGGAGGAGGCGGGCAGCTCGGGCATCCTCTGCCTCAGCGGCAGGAAGCTGCGCGACTTCCCGGGCAGCGGCTACGACCTGAGCGACACCACGCAAGCAG ATCTTTCCAAGAACAGATTTACTGAAATTCCTCCTGATGTCTGGCTGTTTGCACCACTGGAAACGTTAAACTTGTATCACAACTGCATCAAATCCATTCCAGAGTCTATAAAAAACCTGCAGATGCTCACCTACCTGAACATTAG TCGAAATCTTCTATCAACGTTGCCAAAATACCTGTTTGATCTTCCACTTAAAGTTCTGGTTGTCAGTAATAACAAGCTGGTCTCCATTCCAGAAGAAATTGGAAAGCTGAGAGATCTAATGGAGTTG GATATTAGCTGCAATGAACTTCAGGTTCTTCCCCAGCAAATAGGAAAATTGCAGTCACTTAGAGAATTAAACATAAGAAGAAATAATCTCCATATGTTGCCAGATG AACTAGGAGACCTTCCTTTGGTAAAGCTGGATTTTTCTTgtaataaaattacagaaattccAATTTGTTACAGAAAGTTACGTCACTTACAAGTAATAGTTTTGGATAACAATCCAATGCAGATACCACCAGCACAG ATATGCTTAAAGGGTAAAgtacatatatttaaattccTCAGCATTCAGGCATGCCTCAGAATAGATAAAAAACCAGATTCCTTGGATCTTCCATCGCTGGGTAAACGAATCCCCTCCCAGCCACTGACAGACAG CATAGAGGACTTTTATCCCAATAAAAATCATGGACCAGACTCTGGCATTGGAAGCGATAATGGAGATAAAAGATTGTCCACAACAGAA CCATCTGATGATGATACAATCAGCCTTCACTCCCAGGTGTCAGAATCAACAAGGGAACAGACATTGAGGAACGACAATCATGTAATGGGGAATAAACTCGATCCACAGAAAG ACCAGGAGGTGTATGATTACATTGATCCTAATGCAGAGGAGGGAGCTGTTCCTGAGCAGGGAGATGTGCAGATTGGACCACTGCTGTCTTATATAAAG GAACGAGGAAAACACCCTGAAAAATCCCAAAAGATAGAGCACAATGAGGACTGGGGAGATGAAAAAAG ACTTCAGAAAGaacagctgctggctgaggaaGATGATGAAATCAAAGAAGTGACAGACTTGAGAAAAATAGCTGCTCAGTTACTgcagcaagaacaaaaacacag gcTTCTTAATCATTCAGCCTCAGTAAGCACGAGGAACAGGCCAAAGCAGCCAGTGGAGTCTGAAAAATG TGTCTCAGCAGATGAAGTGAACTCTCCAGTGTCTCCATACAGCTGGCAG CCACTGGAAAACCAGAAGGATTCAGTGGATGATCAGCGCTGGCCAGAAACACAGCCAATAATTTGGCAGAatgaagaaaggaggagaagtAAACAAATTAGAAAAGAGTATTTCAAG TATAAATCTTCCAGAAAGAGTTCAAGTGGAAATGAAAACGATGAG GATTATGAAAGGACTGATAGTAACACTCACGGTCCGTTTGGTCTCAAACCAAGGTCAG CTTTCAGCCGTGCAGCTCGCCAGGACTATGGAGCAATGGATCCTGGATTTACAATGAGGAGGAAGATGGAGCAtttaagagaagaaagggaacaaaTAAGACAACTTCGCAAT AATCTTGAATCAAGGTTAAAAGTAATCTTGCCAGATGACATTGGGGCAGCACTGATGGACGGAGTTGTTCTTTGCCATCTAGCCAACCACATAAGGCCACGCTCCGTTGCCAGCATTCACGTACCATCGCCAGCAGTG CCTAAACTCAGTATGGCAAAGTGCCGAAGAAATGTTGAGAACTTTCTGGATGCTTGTAAAAAATTGGGCGTTCCACAG GAGAGACTTTGCTTGCCTCATCACATACTGGAGGAGAGGGGTCTGGTGAAGGTTGGCCTCACAGTTCAAGCTCTGCTTGAACTGCCCACGTTGAAAGTATCTCAACTTTCTGCCATGTAA